One segment of Anastrepha obliqua isolate idAnaObli1 chromosome 3, idAnaObli1_1.0, whole genome shotgun sequence DNA contains the following:
- the LOC129241511 gene encoding DNA-directed RNA polymerase III subunit RPC8: MYLSFLQVLLNLGLCTALKDIVSLKDSIILPGDGASHTEALFRCIVFRPAIGSVLTGKIRSCSRESVHVILGFFDDILIPPSALQHPSRFEEAEQAWVWEYPLEDGAKHDLFMDIGEPIKFRVSREIFEESSPIGPPKTDTQQASTSAAASAAAAASTQQTEVKTPYRIVAAINESGLGVLSWWDQQNQCAEEGDENEDEDNVEYENDEDGEGAYEE; encoded by the exons ATGTACTTAAGTTTTCTACAAGTACTCTTAAATCTTGGTCTCTGCACTGCGCTCAAAGACATAGTATCACTGAAGGATTCCATTATATTACCAGGCGATGGCGCCTCACACACCGAAGCCTTATTTCGCTGCATTGTTTTTCGCCCCGCCATTGGCAGTGTGCTCACAGGAAAAATACGTAGCTGCAGTCGAGAGAGTGTACACGTAATACTTGGTTTCTTCGATGATATACTCATACCGCCTTCGGCCTTACAGCATCCGTCGCGTTTCGAAGAAGCTGAACAAGCGTGGGTCTGGGAATATCCTTTGGAAGATGGTGCTAAACATGACTTATTCATGGATATAGGTGAACCAATAAAATTTCGTGTGTCACGTGAAATATTCGAAGAGAGTTCACCGATTGGACCACCCAAAACGGATACACAACAAGCAAGCACGTCAGCTGCGGCGTCGGCGGCGGCAGCAGCATCTACGCAGCAGACTGAAGTAAAAACGCCTTACAGAATTGTT GCTGCCATTAATGAATCTGGACTTGGTGTGCTATCTTGGTGGGATCAACAAAATCAATGTGCAGAGGAGGGTGATGAGAACGAAGATGAAGACAATGTAGAATATGAAAATGATGAAGATGGCGAAGGAGCTTATgaagaatga